One genomic window of Halovivax cerinus includes the following:
- a CDS encoding zinc ribbon domain-containing protein, translating into MEHQSTRKRPWLAAALAVLVTGLGHLYLRRWMRALGWLLVMLLAGSFVEPDAVQALWRGESVDAIELAPALVVAVLSTVDAYVLAMVHNRRGTADTTLGGEESTDEPSCPHCGKAVDPELDFCQWCTEPLDGSDR; encoded by the coding sequence ATGGAACACCAGTCGACCCGCAAGCGGCCGTGGCTCGCCGCGGCGCTCGCGGTCCTCGTGACCGGGCTGGGACACCTGTATCTGCGTCGCTGGATGCGAGCGCTCGGATGGCTGCTCGTCATGTTGCTCGCCGGATCGTTCGTCGAACCGGACGCGGTGCAGGCGCTGTGGCGGGGTGAATCGGTCGACGCGATCGAACTCGCACCGGCGCTGGTCGTCGCCGTCCTCAGCACCGTCGACGCCTACGTCCTCGCTATGGTTCACAATCGGCGCGGAACGGCGGATACGACGCTCGGCGGCGAAGAATCGACCGACGAGCCGTCCTGTCCGCACTGCGGCAAGGCGGTCGACCCGGAACTCGACTTCTGTCAGTGGTGTACGGAACCGCTCGACGGGAGCGACCGGTAG
- a CDS encoding TetR/AcrR family transcriptional regulator yields the protein MADTPDRSGEDPDEAIMRATYRALSTHGYADLTMQRIADEYGKSTAAIHYHYDTKDDLLAAFLDFVLGRFKDAVHDVETTDPEDRLELLLDGLLVKASEHTELLVAMLEMRAQAPYNDTFAERFRENDAYVRYLLETVIDQGIDAGAFADADAEHVARVLVTIVDGARTRAVVLGEETALSTARRAATEYLAATLDHRPAE from the coding sequence ATGGCAGACACGCCGGACCGGTCGGGCGAGGACCCCGACGAGGCGATCATGCGCGCGACCTACCGGGCGCTGAGTACGCACGGGTACGCCGACCTCACGATGCAGCGGATCGCAGACGAGTACGGCAAGTCCACGGCGGCAATCCACTACCACTACGACACCAAAGACGATCTGCTCGCGGCGTTTCTCGACTTCGTCCTCGGCCGGTTCAAAGACGCCGTCCACGACGTCGAGACGACCGATCCGGAGGACCGACTGGAACTCCTGCTCGATGGGTTGCTCGTGAAAGCGAGCGAGCACACCGAGTTGCTGGTCGCGATGCTCGAGATGCGGGCGCAAGCGCCGTACAACGACACGTTCGCAGAGCGCTTTCGGGAGAACGACGCCTACGTACGATACTTGCTGGAGACGGTGATCGACCAGGGTATCGACGCGGGCGCCTTCGCCGATGCGGACGCAGAGCACGTCGCCAGGGTGCTCGTGACGATCGTCGACGGTGCGCGGACGCGGGCGGTCGTCCTCGGCGAGGAGACGGCGCTGTCGACGGCGAGACGCGCCGCCACCGAGTACCTCGCGGCGACGCTGGACCATCGGCCGGCGGAGTGA